A stretch of the Mesorhizobium huakuii genome encodes the following:
- a CDS encoding DUF2948 family protein — MALKLIALDDQDLSIVSAHVQDAVLKVSDLEYLPAAKRFVLTMNRFVWEAKSGLFRQHNERRQAVLHFDRVLGAKTNGIARNKPAEVLSLLAISFIEISKPAGIVELIFSGGGTIMLDVECIEARLADIGGAWEATSRPVHKA, encoded by the coding sequence ATGGCCCTCAAGCTTATCGCGCTCGACGACCAGGACCTGAGCATCGTTTCGGCTCATGTCCAGGACGCCGTCTTGAAAGTCAGCGACCTCGAATACCTGCCTGCGGCCAAACGTTTCGTGCTGACCATGAACCGTTTCGTCTGGGAGGCGAAGTCAGGCCTGTTTCGGCAGCACAATGAGCGGCGGCAGGCCGTGCTGCATTTCGACCGGGTGCTGGGCGCCAAGACCAATGGCATCGCCCGTAACAAGCCGGCCGAGGTGCTGTCCCTGCTGGCGATCAGCTTCATCGAGATCAGCAAGCCGGCCGGCATCGTCGAGCTGATCTTTTCGGGCGGCGGCACCATCATGCTCGATGTCGAGTGCATCGAGGCCCGCCTTGCCGACATAGGCGGCGCGTGGGAAGCCACGTCACGTCCTGTCCACAAGGCTTGA